TTCACGGGGCTTATGTAATCCATAGAGTGTCTCCCGCTAGGAGAGCCAGACCGGCAGATCCAGCCTTTACACGTCAGCATCTGCGCTAAGTTGCATATAAAAGCCGTTCCAGTATGAGGGAGCGTCGCATTGTGCAGCGGAGGTCACCTTGCAGCTGGCACTGCTGTCAATTATCCGGGCCCATTCGCTGTCATCAAAAAGGAGCTTCTACGGCATTTCCTTACAGCGGCCCGAGCGGTAATCTCAGCTCCTTCAATCCTGGAATTCGTTCAGGGACTGAACCAGTTAATGTATATGGAAGAGCTAGGCGACGAAGGAGCGGAGGGACCCAGGCTAAGTAATCAAGCTTGGGAGTTGTGGAACACGTACCGTGACTCACCGCAGTTCCAGCTGGCGGTGGGATGGTGAGCGATGGGTCTCGGGGGGTGCGGGGAGCCGGCGCCGCGACAGATATAACCAGACGACTTTTAACAGCCAGACCCACGTGGGTCTCTCCCCCCTTTTGCCTTCGTGCTGCTTTCTCTACTCCTGAGAGTCTCTTTTTCTCCCTTATCTCTAATCTTCCCCTAAGTACCTTATGTGTTTGTTGGTCCTTTTCAACGTTGGTTAGCAATTTTGATGTTTGAGAGTACATCTAGTTAAGAGTTGAACGGGTTCAGCAAGTGTAAGAAGGTGCTGGTTACGAGGGCCTAGTGACACACCTTAATTACTTTAGAAGGCGGCCCGCAAGATTTCACCAGAAGGACCTTGTAAATGATGATACAGTTTATTCAGTTATTGTGACATTTGTCATCAAACCCCCAATCACAAGTTGCGGTCCGCGCAACCCACCATAAAACCAATGTTATCTATTTCTCTCTATCTGTTGTTCTGTTTTATATGTGATTAATATGTGAAAAttccaataaaaacatattaaacataaaagcCGTTCCATCACAGCTTTTATTATTGTTTATGGTAGGCGCCAATCATCACAACTGATCTTGTGTTATAATGTGTTTGTGCACGGGAGGCGACAGAATACAGCGGGGAGCAGAAAGCTGTAAGAGCATCTGCATGCTTGCCGAGCGGACAGCCACAAGTACAAGGCTGCTCGCATTGAGGTCTATGGACAGCCCTACAGCCGCTATTACATCTCCCTACAACCTTTACGTATTTGtagtccacttaaaggggtattctggttttaGAAAAGTATTCTGTTACACTTGTATCAAATCCTCGAAGTTCTCAAATCTTACAGCCATTTTCCTTCTTTACCTTCAGTGGATAAAAACCCGTCTTGGTCTGAAAGACCATTTTCATCCAACGATTTGCGCCTTTTTGGAATATTAATGACGGTGACAGATGCCGGGTAACGGCAGATACCTGTCGAAAAGTTAATCTGCGGTGTTGGATTTCTGGCAGTTGTCGGGTCATTAAGAAGTTGTTCCTGTTTAATGACAGATTTGCATCTCATTAACAGAAGCCCGGGCTCGGTCTCCGATCATGGAACAGATCCTTCAGTCGCTTTGTTCAAATTGCCATTTAAAATCatgtatcatcatcatcacagacAGCAGCCTTCACAGGCCAACCGCGAACGATCGGTCGTTAACAAAGGCCATCTGAaacccttaagccccatttacccaCAAAGAGGATCGATAAAAATAcaatcaaaagataggatgattgacagtccgAGCGATCATTttggataagctgctaatgggcactaatagcCATTAGTGGATTATTAGATTCATTTGCATTAACATGAGCATGCCTTtgatgtatgcagataacagcaggtggtctgttctctgaacacAGCCTCTTTGTTCTGtcacaggactgcagctgaaaacaatgttatcagcgctcctgtggagaactcGAGATGCGGCCACCATGGACTTCAGGCtcaaattacattgcgtatgagtAGCGTTTATACGCAAAGTTACTAAGCGACACAGCGGGAAGTAAAAAATGAACAAGGAAActgcgtgtgtgagatacgctgtcatgcagaGTCAAAAATCGCTGCCGTACACCGGGTTACACAGCGGTAAAGCTCTGCAGTATACACACAGCATTTCACAACACGCTCTTCTGCGCCCGGCCTTTAAGTGCTTGCAACAAGTCAAGCACATGCATGATCTGCACAGGACCACGGGAGATTTTATACTCTGGGAGTAAACAGTGAAAACTTCTATtaaatgactgcaagcagaggtcttgtaaACGGAGGAATTCATATAGAAATTATATCAGAAGATTGTAACTCTTTATTATACAAGGGATtccttttatttgctgagattgaaatacccttctaagccttcagtcacagatctTGTATGTCCAGGTCATTCAGACGGAGCTCCCAGACACAACAATAAGCTTTCATTAGTCAAATGGAGACAAAAGGTCTCCATTTAACTAGGTTCCCGTTAGTTTCTGGCCAGATAGAGCCGTGTAGTCGACTAAGTTATTCTGTCCGGCACAAATGTGGGAAACCAACAGAAACCTGCTGAAATGAAAACGTGCAGCTTTGGTCTCAGCTTTAGTAATGGCCGCCTATGGTTTTGTTCAAGGTCGCCAATGAAACCCATTTGAGGATTCAGACAGAACCAAGAGACATAAAGAGATTTAGCTAAGTCTTAAATATACAATGTGAGTCCACAGGATGTGCCTTATCGGTGTGAAAAGAACTGTTCCAGCGAGTTGCtttatggatggactacaataaaaTGAGGattgcaaagttttaaaactttgtgGGCAGCATAGGATACGTGGAAGGTGGGGAAATACTTTTCTAGAATGTGACTTAGTACTGTCATGTAACATGTGATTTGGGCTGAGGGGGCATTCACACACAGCGTATTTTAGTGTGGTTCAGCACCAAAATCAGTAGAgcatttggtgcacattttggtgccatttttgccTTCGGACCTGCAGACGATTTCACCCTCTCAATGGAAGATGTGAAGTCTGCTGCGGCTCTATGGTAAACTCAGCATCTAAATCCACACCAATAATCCACATTTGGAAGCAGCTTTTGGTGTATATTTTTCATTGCAGAATATCCACCCCAATTCTGCTAGGTGCGCCCGTACCCTTAGAGAAAGCCTGTTCACGCACCCCGAGCAACTGACAGCCCCCCGTACAGTATATGTATTAGGCCCACAGGAAGGCAGTTCTTTCAGTACCTTTTCCTGCTTGTTCAGTAACACTCTGAAGCCGTCATGTTTATCGGACTCGGAGCCTTTGTGGCTGCTATCCGCTTGCTGCAGCAGAGGATGAAGTTCAGCTTCTTCTTTGAGGATTTTAGCCCTTTCGACTTTGACAATTCCCACTCCAGGCTCGTCCTCTGATTCTGCTTCTGGGTCAGTCTGAGCAGTGATGAATCTGCAAGAACATAATAGGAAATTACAATGTATCATTCTCTACAATGTTTATTATAATGGTTACTATGAAGATGAGTGACGGCTACATGACTGCGACAACCATCACTAGTACTGAGGGATGTAATACAGGGAAACAGGAAATAACCTATAATAAGGATGGAAGATGGATCCCCAAGGCTGTAAACACTGAAACCATTCACTTATGTTTGACCTCCTgtggcatcacatcatactgcaggagcgatcaaagcattgtaggttcttgttccctatggaggctaaaagaaaaaatgaaaaataagatcAATTAAGTTTACTAAATTATGAAaaacaaagtaataaaagttaaaaaaaaacaaccttcaaccatatttataataaaaaaaatataaataataaaagcaaaaatacatatttggtatcgccatgtctGTAAAAGTTCAACCTACcaaagtatcacattatttacgccgcacggtgaacgtcggcagaaaaaaaataaagaacaccagaaattcgCATTTTTGTTCAcactgcaataaaaagcgatcaaaaagtcttatgtattacaaaatatcagcaacgtaaactacaggacgtcccgcaagaaatgaggcCTCGTACAactgtgtcaacagaaaaattaaaaaagctattgcgcacagaagatggcggcagaaaataatttataaaaattaaatgtctttgaaaaaaatacaagtagttcagcaaaaaaaactctataaagtttggtatggtagtagtCGTACCGACCTACAGAATAACGTTATGTCATTATTGTACCAGTTtgtaacaagacgcactgaaagatggcggaatttcactttttcagtgcattatatggtaatttaaataataccattgaagaATAAAACTTGTCTCGCCctcacaagccctcatatagcgacgGCGAGGGATATATAAAGGGGTTACAATGCTTTaaaagaaaggaggaaaaaacaaaaaaatggaaaaacgaaaaaaaaaaaagaaaaagcttggTCTCTAAGGGGATAACCTCCATAAAAGCATCTCCAcccgctacacccagatctgcactggcgagggcgctgcccattgtaacctatggaaatacacgccatgtatctggatgatggacacttattgactgcagcagaaaatgaccctcacaaGGCTTTATTATTCCTCTCATTAGTACAATTTATGGTTTATCCCTCCAGCGGGTTTGTTTCAATGTCCACACAACTgtaagttttctaaaactccagaaaTTTCTGATAaactatgggcaccactgccaacccagacatgaagtgccatccttgccccatctactaataatgtggccctagaagaaccagccatgaatttctccatttctttgggcactagaccatcactcaaggtgcccacatcactgtgtatatggcagagaagagtactggcaagcaaagtactggcagcttcactgacctttgacctccactcggccaactgccatttcctttcaactgacgacggcagcggtTGGATCGAAGACTATTGGATTGAGAAAAATGTCGTCCAATGGACATAGAGATGCCGAAAAGCGTAAGAGAGAAGAGGAGTGCGTG
Above is a window of Eleutherodactylus coqui strain aEleCoq1 chromosome 3, aEleCoq1.hap1, whole genome shotgun sequence DNA encoding:
- the LOC136620149 gene encoding regulator of microtubule dynamics protein 2-like, which codes for MAVGRVEVKASIGNKNLQCFDRSCSMIFITAQTDPEAESEDEPGVGIVKVERAKILKEEAELHPLLQQADSSHKGSESDKHDGFRVLLNKQEKYGNKVDFLWRLAPAYSDMFYLTNDVEEKKRYAADGGQISGTFRGDFGASKK